A genomic window from Simkaniaceae bacterium includes:
- a CDS encoding DUF4172 domain-containing protein has product MPWNWELPHWPVFNLNASQIVKLEKQFLISVGESAAFLKGIDPKNREQFVIEILSIEGIESSKIEGEILNRESLQSSIKRHFGLKSSTEKTSPKEAGLAKLLCNVYETFSQPLTHEMLFEWHSLLFNQSNQKIDSGKYRSHTEPMQIVSSRYDRHHVFFEAPPSDRVFDEMQRFIHWFNSSQPEDSFLIRAAIAHIFFESIHPFEDGNGRIGRALVEKILSQSIGKPILVAISKTLEKNKRQYYLELGKCNHTLNIQDWVVFFSNMILKAQEESLAMLNFLIEKAHLLSKFKGQLNQRQEKVLLRIFAEGIEGFKGGLSAENYIKITKTSRATATRDLAGLVKMGALFKTGELKHTRYWLYRE; this is encoded by the coding sequence ATGCCATGGAACTGGGAATTGCCTCATTGGCCGGTATTCAACCTTAACGCGTCTCAAATTGTAAAATTAGAAAAACAATTTCTGATTAGTGTAGGGGAGTCAGCTGCATTTCTTAAGGGGATTGATCCAAAAAATCGTGAGCAATTTGTCATAGAAATTCTGAGCATAGAGGGAATTGAAAGCTCAAAAATTGAAGGAGAAATCCTCAATCGAGAAAGTTTACAATCCTCAATTAAAAGGCATTTCGGGCTTAAAAGCTCTACAGAGAAAACCTCTCCCAAAGAAGCAGGCCTTGCTAAACTGCTTTGCAATGTTTATGAAACATTTTCACAGCCGCTGACGCATGAAATGCTATTTGAATGGCACTCCCTTCTATTTAATCAATCGAATCAAAAGATTGACTCAGGGAAGTACCGCTCTCATACTGAGCCCATGCAAATTGTATCGAGCCGGTATGATCGGCATCATGTTTTTTTTGAAGCACCTCCATCTGATCGAGTCTTTGATGAAATGCAGCGCTTTATTCATTGGTTTAATTCCTCGCAACCGGAAGATTCATTTTTAATACGCGCTGCGATTGCCCATATTTTCTTTGAAAGCATCCATCCCTTTGAAGATGGAAATGGAAGAATCGGGCGGGCTTTGGTTGAAAAAATACTATCCCAAAGTATAGGAAAGCCCATTCTGGTAGCGATCTCAAAAACTTTAGAAAAGAATAAAAGACAATATTACTTGGAGCTCGGAAAATGTAATCATACATTGAATATTCAAGACTGGGTTGTTTTTTTCTCAAATATGATATTAAAGGCTCAGGAAGAGTCTCTTGCGATGCTAAATTTTCTCATTGAAAAAGCTCACCTTTTATCAAAGTTTAAAGGGCAACTCAATCAGAGGCAGGAAAAAGTGCTTTTGAGGATATTTGCAGAAGGAATAGAGGGATTTAAGGGGGGGCTTAGTGCTGAAAATTATATTAAAATTACAAAGACTTCAAGAGCAACGGCCACTCGTGATTTAGCCGGTCTAGTTAAAATGGGAGCCCTATTTAAAACAGGTGAACTTAAACATACTCGATATTGGTTATACCGGGAGTGA
- a CDS encoding guanosine monophosphate reductase, whose product MKKAYTFDDVALVPQFNNVPSRTEPNLSSWLTKDSKIDIPILCANMDTTICGELADILIEYGSTPIYHRFSPMEDQKRWVDKYQDKTFVSCGIQKFDETIELLERGASGVCIDVAHGHSDRMMHFIEKIKSKCPGKAVIAGNVCTPMAYHDLVNAGADAIKVGIGPGAACTTRIMTGFGVPQFSAVYDCAKIAEKLRVPLIADGGIRTSRDIVLALAAGASSVMIGKLFALTKESAAPKKETKEGLIAKYRGQASADFQIDFYGGLKEKTVAEGIDFWAPVKKSARELLDEFLGGIRSGLTYGGARSLKELQRKAEFVEVTAAYLFESHPRG is encoded by the coding sequence ATGAAAAAAGCCTATACTTTTGACGATGTTGCCCTTGTCCCTCAATTTAATAATGTCCCTTCTCGCACCGAACCCAATTTAAGTAGTTGGCTTACCAAGGATAGTAAAATTGATATTCCGATTTTATGTGCCAATATGGATACGACGATTTGTGGTGAGCTGGCAGATATCTTAATTGAGTATGGATCTACTCCCATTTATCACCGCTTTTCTCCTATGGAGGATCAAAAGCGCTGGGTGGATAAATATCAAGATAAGACCTTTGTTTCTTGTGGTATTCAAAAATTCGACGAAACAATTGAGCTGTTAGAGCGGGGAGCATCGGGAGTTTGTATTGATGTTGCACATGGCCACTCCGATCGAATGATGCATTTTATAGAAAAGATTAAATCAAAATGTCCCGGCAAAGCAGTCATTGCGGGGAATGTTTGCACCCCAATGGCGTATCACGATCTCGTTAATGCGGGGGCCGATGCGATTAAGGTGGGTATTGGGCCCGGCGCGGCATGTACAACGCGCATTATGACCGGCTTTGGCGTACCGCAATTCAGCGCCGTTTATGATTGTGCTAAAATTGCCGAAAAACTGCGCGTTCCACTCATTGCCGATGGGGGCATTCGGACAAGTCGCGATATTGTTCTCGCTTTAGCTGCAGGGGCAAGCAGTGTGATGATTGGCAAACTCTTTGCGCTGACTAAAGAAAGTGCCGCCCCTAAAAAAGAAACGAAAGAAGGTCTCATTGCCAAGTACCGTGGTCAAGCCAGTGCCGACTTCCAAATCGACTTTTATGGTGGCCTAAAAGAAAAAACGGTCGCTGAGGGAATCGATTTTTGGGCTCCCGTAAAAAAGTCGGCGAGAGAACTTCTCGATGAATTTCTAGGGGGGATCCGCAGCGGGCTTACATACGGTGGAGCACGCAGCCTCAAAGAGCTTCAGCGCAAGGCCGAATTTGTCGAAGTGACGGCAGCCTATCTTTTTGAGAGCCATCCTAGAGGATAG